A genomic region of Gimesia chilikensis contains the following coding sequences:
- a CDS encoding Rieske (2Fe-2S) protein: MITYHSIAKVGDIPEGEGRAYHLEGLMIAVFLKEGQYTAINDFCPHQGAPLSTGYVDEEGAVTCPWHAWRFCIKDGTWLDNPKSKLQVPVYPLRIEGDDIQVGLELPEEEAPSAPAD, translated from the coding sequence GTGATTACCTACCATTCGATCGCCAAAGTCGGCGACATTCCGGAAGGAGAAGGACGCGCCTATCATCTCGAAGGCCTGATGATCGCCGTCTTCCTCAAAGAAGGCCAGTATACCGCCATCAATGATTTCTGCCCTCACCAGGGAGCGCCCCTCTCAACCGGCTATGTCGACGAAGAGGGAGCGGTTACCTGTCCCTGGCATGCCTGGCGATTCTGTATCAAAGATGGCACCTGGCTGGATAATCCCAAATCGAAATTACAGGTTCCCGTTTACCCACTGCGAATCGAAGGGGATGACATCCAGGTGGGACTGGAGCTCCCTGAAGAAGAGGCCCCCTCGGCTCCCGCTGACTAA
- a CDS encoding DUF4350 domain-containing protein, which yields MNQPSRKKRERRNAGWFWLAALCLLLPLHLWFPEFGTGALDDSYSSSASGKKAFYLLLDHESFQTERNRTPLSVLLQSLDYDETVCILGPARYPSPLEWSSLLAWVEEGGRLVISANPKHPQFQVEPLELSVEYLDEVERENMPRVEKKEDDEDKEESDLSLLMKGEHDLIEAQASTVFPDVPSLVWDTNARVTSATGQALVTAGETQQAVRLHHGLGTVVVSASSEIFSNQSMVDGGSVAAFRLIEAAGPPEYFVVDESLNASGTSKVVALLIDPTFRPLTIQLLITLLIFGWWRSNRIGPILSSHILPRHNIVSHTDNVGNLHYKKANGRALLFAYIKQLFSELNLRHFRGEEHRVLDPIARRLNEDPKQIKKFLKQAAQIAKSKKVNRHQMGELIRKLSKIRQAASPGKYQKK from the coding sequence ATGAATCAGCCTTCCAGAAAGAAACGTGAACGCAGAAATGCGGGCTGGTTCTGGCTGGCCGCACTCTGTCTGCTACTTCCTTTGCACCTCTGGTTTCCGGAGTTCGGTACCGGTGCGCTGGACGATTCCTACAGTTCCTCCGCCAGCGGAAAAAAAGCATTTTATCTCCTGCTCGATCATGAATCGTTTCAAACGGAACGCAACCGGACTCCTCTGAGCGTCCTGCTGCAATCACTCGATTATGACGAAACCGTCTGCATCCTCGGTCCGGCCCGCTATCCCAGTCCCCTGGAATGGTCGTCTCTGCTGGCCTGGGTCGAAGAGGGCGGGCGACTGGTCATTTCAGCTAATCCCAAACATCCGCAGTTCCAGGTGGAACCGCTGGAACTCAGCGTGGAATATCTCGATGAAGTCGAACGGGAAAACATGCCGCGTGTTGAGAAAAAAGAGGATGACGAAGACAAAGAGGAATCCGATCTCAGCCTGCTGATGAAAGGCGAACACGACCTGATCGAAGCTCAGGCCTCGACCGTGTTTCCTGATGTCCCTTCACTCGTCTGGGATACCAATGCACGGGTGACCTCCGCGACGGGACAGGCCCTGGTCACTGCAGGAGAGACCCAGCAGGCCGTCCGACTGCATCATGGTCTGGGAACTGTTGTTGTCTCCGCGTCCTCGGAAATTTTTTCAAATCAGTCGATGGTAGACGGCGGCAGCGTTGCGGCATTTCGGCTCATTGAGGCTGCCGGACCTCCCGAGTATTTCGTCGTTGATGAATCACTGAATGCTTCGGGAACATCGAAAGTCGTCGCTCTGCTGATTGACCCGACCTTCCGTCCCCTGACAATCCAGCTGCTGATCACACTGCTGATTTTCGGCTGGTGGAGAAGCAATCGTATCGGGCCGATCCTCTCTTCTCACATTCTGCCCCGGCATAATATTGTTTCGCATACCGATAACGTCGGCAATTTACACTATAAAAAAGCCAACGGGCGTGCTTTACTATTCGCGTATATCAAGCAGCTGTTTTCCGAACTGAACCTCAGGCATTTCCGTGGCGAGGAACATCGCGTACTCGATCCCATCGCGAGACGTTTGAATGAAGATCCAAAGCAGATCAAAAAATTCCTGAAACAGGCTGCTCAAATCGCGAAGAGTAAAAAAGTGAATCGCCATCAGATGGGTGAGCTGATTCGGAAACTGTCTAAAATCAGGCAGGCTGCTTCGCCTGGGAAATATCAGAAGAAATAA